A genomic window from Variovorax paradoxus includes:
- a CDS encoding immunity protein Tsi6 family protein, with protein sequence MKEALLEKIDAALAEIRPMAAQSFEPAISIERQLRWCRNFVLGGSQNDRPGSFSMGLIAVREFDMYGDRPELAALINDVQGLMQAKLGRC encoded by the coding sequence ATGAAAGAAGCACTTCTCGAGAAGATCGACGCTGCCCTCGCTGAGATTCGGCCCATGGCCGCGCAGTCGTTCGAGCCGGCCATAAGCATAGAGCGCCAACTTAGGTGGTGCCGAAACTTCGTTCTGGGTGGCTCTCAGAACGACCGGCCAGGTTCGTTCTCGATGGGCCTCATCGCCGTTCGCGAGTTCGATATGTACGGGGACCGGCCCGAACTCGCGGCCCTCATCAACGATGTTCAAGGCCTGATGCAAGCAAAGTTGGGGCGGTGCTGA
- a CDS encoding rhamnosyltransferase, with protein MVDNTPEVGDWHRTLIDAGIPVLHNGNRGGIAGAFNCGIVELEARGVELFFLLDQDSELPTGYFDAMCQAAVAARDRKHDRGTGDAGVSEEDAAFLIGPLVHDTNLDALIPQFGLEGKRVYQFDLRKPFTEPLVRCAFLISSGSLISRAAWARIGRFDERYVIDHVDTDYCMRALHCDVPIYLNPQVVLRHQIGDLQAKSLFGWKIYVINYSAVRRYYIARNALDLSLAHVRAFPAILFINVYTLKQILPMLMFERDRLRKCIALMVGLFDGLLGRLGGIREARPRMSKYLSRSG; from the coding sequence GTGGTCGACAACACGCCAGAAGTGGGCGACTGGCATCGCACGCTCATTGATGCGGGGATCCCCGTGCTGCACAACGGCAACCGTGGCGGCATCGCAGGTGCTTTCAACTGCGGCATCGTCGAACTCGAAGCGCGGGGCGTCGAACTCTTCTTTCTGCTCGACCAGGATTCGGAGCTGCCGACCGGCTACTTCGACGCCATGTGCCAGGCCGCGGTGGCAGCACGAGACAGGAAACACGACCGAGGCACAGGCGATGCCGGCGTGAGCGAAGAAGACGCCGCCTTCCTGATCGGCCCGCTCGTCCACGACACGAACCTGGACGCGCTGATTCCGCAATTCGGCCTGGAGGGCAAGCGTGTCTATCAGTTCGACCTGCGAAAGCCCTTCACCGAGCCGCTGGTTCGCTGCGCCTTCCTGATCTCTTCTGGCTCTTTGATTTCGCGCGCGGCCTGGGCCAGGATCGGTCGCTTCGACGAGCGCTACGTGATCGACCACGTCGACACCGACTATTGCATGCGTGCACTGCACTGCGATGTACCGATCTATCTGAATCCGCAGGTCGTGCTTCGGCATCAGATCGGCGATCTCCAGGCGAAGTCGCTGTTCGGTTGGAAGATCTACGTCATCAACTATTCGGCCGTGCGCCGCTATTACATTGCGCGCAACGCCCTCGACCTCTCGCTGGCGCATGTGCGTGCCTTTCCTGCGATTTTGTTCATCAACGTCTATACGCTGAAGCAGATCCTGCCCATGCTGATGTTCGAGCGCGATCGTTTGAGAAAGTGCATTGCACTGATGGTCGGCTTATTCGATGGCCTGCTGGGTCGGCTTGGCGGCATCCGCGAGGCGCGTCCCCGGATGAGCAAGTACCTGAGCCGCAGCGGTTGA
- a CDS encoding TCR/Tet family MFS transporter — translation MTSTLQAPRARRAALAFIFVTVLIDFLAFGLILPGLPHLVERLAGGSTATAAYWIAVFGTAFAAIQFICSPIQGALSDRFGRRPVILLSCLGLAVDFVFMALANSLPWLFIGRVVSGVFSASLTAANAYIADVTAPEERAKSYGIVGAAFGVGLVLGPVLGGQLSHIDSRLPFWFAAGLTMLNFCYGWFVLPESLPPEQRSQKFDWSHANPIGSLVLLKRYPQVFGLAAVIFLVNLAQYVYPSVFVLFADYQYRWKEDAVGWVLGLVGVLSVLVNVLLIGPGVKRFGEHRTLLFGLGCGVLGFVIYGFADAGWVLVAALPFGTLLTVAGPAAQTLLTRQVDANEQGRVQGALTSLVSVAGIVGPAMFAGSFGYFIGADAPVHLPGAPFFIAAVFLGIGALIAWRYARPTVAVDATTAVVEPT, via the coding sequence ATGACTTCGACCCTTCAAGCGCCGCGCGCCCGCCGTGCCGCGCTCGCTTTCATATTCGTGACCGTGCTGATCGACTTCCTGGCGTTCGGGTTGATTCTTCCTGGTCTGCCGCATCTGGTGGAGCGCCTCGCTGGCGGCAGTACCGCGACAGCGGCGTACTGGATCGCAGTGTTCGGCACGGCGTTTGCGGCGATTCAGTTCATCTGCTCGCCGATTCAGGGCGCCTTGTCCGATCGCTTCGGGCGGCGGCCGGTGATCCTGCTGTCATGCCTGGGGCTGGCCGTGGACTTTGTGTTCATGGCCCTGGCCAACAGCTTGCCCTGGCTGTTCATCGGCCGGGTGGTGTCCGGTGTGTTCTCGGCCAGCCTCACTGCAGCCAATGCCTACATCGCCGATGTGACGGCGCCAGAGGAGCGCGCCAAAAGCTACGGCATAGTGGGCGCGGCGTTCGGTGTCGGCTTGGTGCTCGGGCCGGTGCTCGGCGGCCAACTGAGCCACATCGATTCACGCTTGCCGTTCTGGTTCGCGGCCGGCCTGACCATGCTCAACTTCTGCTACGGATGGTTCGTGTTGCCGGAGTCGCTGCCGCCGGAGCAGCGCAGCCAGAAGTTCGACTGGTCGCATGCCAACCCGATCGGATCGCTGGTGCTGCTGAAGCGCTATCCGCAGGTGTTCGGGCTGGCGGCAGTGATCTTCCTTGTGAACCTCGCGCAGTATGTTTATCCCAGCGTGTTCGTGCTGTTCGCCGACTACCAATACCGCTGGAAGGAAGACGCCGTGGGTTGGGTGCTCGGACTGGTAGGCGTGCTCAGCGTGCTGGTCAACGTGCTGCTGATCGGGCCAGGCGTGAAGCGCTTCGGCGAGCACCGCACCCTGTTGTTCGGGCTGGGTTGCGGCGTGCTCGGTTTCGTTATCTACGGCTTCGCCGATGCAGGCTGGGTCCTTGTGGCTGCGCTGCCGTTCGGCACGTTGTTGACGGTCGCCGGACCGGCGGCACAGACGCTGCTCACCAGGCAGGTCGACGCTAACGAGCAAGGTCGCGTTCAGGGCGCGTTGACGAGCCTGGTGTCAGTGGCAGGTATCGTCGGGCCAGCGATGTTCGCCGGCAGCTTCGGTTATTTCATCGGCGCGGACGCACCGGTGCACTTGCCAGGCGCACCGTTTTTCATTGCCGCGGTGTTCCTGGGCATTGGCGCGCTGATCGCGTGGCGCTACGCACGGCCGACGGTGGCGGTGGACGCAACAACAGCGGTAGTCGAGCCGACCTAG
- a CDS encoding DUF1330 domain-containing protein yields the protein MAKAYWVSAYRAVKDADKLAAYAKLAGPAITAGGGRFLARGLPAKVYEFGLSERTVLIEFDSIEQATSTHDSPDYQAALVALGDGAERDLRIIEGV from the coding sequence ATGGCAAAAGCCTATTGGGTCAGTGCGTACCGTGCCGTCAAGGACGCCGACAAACTTGCAGCCTATGCGAAGCTGGCCGGCCCGGCGATCACCGCCGGCGGTGGGCGCTTTCTGGCGCGTGGCCTGCCCGCCAAGGTCTACGAGTTCGGTTTGTCCGAACGCACGGTGTTGATCGAGTTCGACAGCATCGAGCAAGCTACGTCCACGCATGACAGCCCTGACTACCAAGCCGCGCTTGTCGCTCTGGGCGACGGTGCCGAACGGGATCTACGGATCATCGAAGGGGTTTGA
- a CDS encoding LysR family transcriptional regulator, with translation MRELSLDHLRTLVAIADLGSLANAARALHLAAPTVTVQIAELESRLGGQLLVRGRGPAQATALGERFIARARRLLADADDAVEDVRRQLAGQTGRVRVGASTGAIAHLLPPALERLARNHPGIDVNVQVLTSNDSMARLAAGSLDLAVVALPQAPVRGVHVTPLRRESVVAFLPADWKAPKRLTPQWLAQRPLIMNDSSTRLYRLTAEWFSAAGVHCRPRIELNYNDAIRTLVAAGYGAALLPEESHEPARRDPRIAVRPLSPALWRQLGLAVSDRGASGPTRFVLEALLPSRDSAA, from the coding sequence ATGCGGGAACTGAGCCTTGACCATCTGCGCACCCTTGTCGCCATCGCCGACCTCGGGTCTTTGGCCAATGCTGCGCGCGCCCTTCACCTGGCGGCACCCACCGTCACCGTCCAGATTGCGGAACTGGAGTCGCGCCTGGGTGGCCAGTTGCTCGTTCGCGGGCGGGGGCCCGCGCAAGCGACCGCCTTGGGAGAGCGCTTCATCGCGCGTGCCCGCAGGCTGCTGGCGGACGCGGACGACGCAGTGGAGGACGTTCGACGTCAGCTCGCCGGCCAAACGGGCCGCGTGCGGGTGGGAGCCTCGACAGGCGCCATTGCGCACCTGCTGCCGCCCGCGCTCGAACGTCTTGCCCGGAACCATCCCGGCATCGACGTGAACGTGCAGGTGCTGACCTCCAACGACAGCATGGCCCGGCTCGCCGCAGGCAGCCTTGACTTGGCGGTCGTGGCGCTACCGCAGGCGCCTGTGCGGGGCGTTCATGTCACTCCCCTGCGGCGCGAGTCTGTCGTCGCCTTTCTGCCGGCGGACTGGAAAGCACCCAAGCGGCTTACCCCGCAGTGGCTGGCCCAGCGTCCGCTGATCATGAACGACTCTTCCACACGTCTCTACCGGCTGACAGCGGAATGGTTCTCTGCGGCTGGCGTCCATTGTCGGCCGCGCATCGAGCTCAACTACAACGATGCGATCAGGACACTGGTCGCCGCCGGCTACGGAGCGGCCTTGCTGCCGGAGGAATCGCACGAGCCCGCGCGGCGTGATCCTCGCATCGCAGTCCGCCCGCTCAGCCCGGCACTATGGCGGCAGCTCGGTCTCGCGGTCAGTGACCGAGGCGCCAGCGGCCCGACACGCTTCGTCCTGGAGGCGTTGCTGCCTTCGAGGGACTCGGCTGCCTGA
- the argC gene encoding N-acetyl-gamma-glutamyl-phosphate reductase, which produces MDLNIFIDGDQGTTGLDLQNRLRGGEFRIRTLPTSLRKDAAARRAALNECDIAILCLPDAAARDAVAMIDNPAVRVIDASSAHRTSPGWVYGLPELDARQGERIASALRVTNPGCYPTAAVALLRPLTDADLLPTDYPLVIHAVSGYSGQGRAGAEAHEAAAGGAGAHSLKVYGLALEHKHVAEIEAYGGLAQRPIFVPAYGSYRQGIVLTIGLHARMLPSDASGVRIHECLAERYRDAAHVRVLPMSSAAPMAELDPQVHNGSNDMSLAVAFNERTGQIVLSAVLDNLGKGAAGAAVQNLRLMASA; this is translated from the coding sequence ATGGACCTCAATATCTTCATCGACGGCGACCAGGGCACCACCGGCCTTGACCTGCAGAACCGCCTGCGGGGCGGGGAATTTCGCATCCGCACATTGCCGACAAGCCTGCGCAAGGATGCGGCTGCCCGCCGGGCCGCTCTCAACGAGTGCGACATCGCAATCCTTTGCCTGCCCGATGCCGCGGCGCGCGACGCGGTGGCGATGATCGATAACCCTGCCGTGCGCGTCATCGATGCCAGCTCGGCCCACCGTACCAGTCCGGGTTGGGTCTACGGCCTGCCGGAGCTCGATGCACGGCAAGGCGAACGTATCGCCTCGGCACTGCGGGTCACGAATCCGGGCTGCTATCCCACCGCCGCGGTCGCCCTGCTGCGACCGTTGACGGATGCGGACTTGTTGCCCACCGACTATCCGCTGGTCATCCATGCCGTCTCAGGCTATTCGGGTCAGGGCAGGGCGGGGGCGGAAGCGCACGAGGCCGCAGCTGGCGGCGCAGGAGCGCATTCGCTGAAGGTCTATGGCCTTGCACTCGAGCACAAGCACGTCGCGGAAATCGAGGCCTATGGCGGCTTGGCGCAGCGGCCCATCTTCGTGCCGGCCTATGGCAGCTACCGGCAGGGCATCGTGCTCACCATCGGATTGCACGCGCGGATGCTTCCCTCTGATGCTTCGGGCGTGCGCATCCACGAATGCCTTGCGGAACGATACCGCGATGCGGCGCATGTGCGCGTGCTGCCGATGTCGTCTGCCGCGCCAATGGCCGAACTGGATCCGCAAGTCCACAACGGCTCGAACGACATGAGTCTGGCTGTGGCATTCAATGAACGCACAGGTCAGATCGTCTTGAGCGCGGTTCTCGACAATCTGGGCAAAGGTGCTGCGGGCGCGGCCGTGCAGAACCTGCGATTGATGGCGAGCGCTTAG
- a CDS encoding YadA family autotransporter adhesin encodes MLTRLQLSRRYLPAVALLTMGSAHAAGYVAGDAGNPGPNQPGWTSSSGGGAATVSGDGATAIGAGGDGSNGTAGGTGGRGGAGASANANGATAIGGGGTAGQGLAGGTGGNGGSGAQASASGAIAVGSGGQGTDGCCGFSGQAGGSGAQASGVSAVAIGSASGAGQGAVASGNGSTAIGGAYNGSSGASALATGSVAVGTGSQVASGATNSAAIGANSVATAANTVSFGSAGQTRTLVNINAGAVNATSTDAVNGSQLYTVQQTASTAQSLAQNSAQYGAGGTSLQLNANGGAGTTINNVSAGQATTDAANVGQVQQAQQTAITTANNFTVQQVTALQTLMNQALASGVCAVGAGGAVACGPGASSSGAGSTSMGTNAQANGENTVAIGNGAQASNAGSVAIGAGAKALADPTTAVGNNAIATGNNAVALGANTLASGNNAVALGQGSVAERDNTVSVGNAATGQLRGITNVAPGVLGTDAVNVNQLQQAVSNATSQANAFAAQGVAAALAMPSMPTLPVGKKWMGAAVGNYAGASAVGFAFGYQVNDNLNLGVGVSTATSSGSNNRVAARVQAGYAW; translated from the coding sequence ATGCTCACTCGACTCCAGCTCTCGCGCCGGTACTTGCCGGCCGTGGCCCTGCTCACCATGGGAAGCGCTCACGCAGCGGGCTACGTGGCCGGTGACGCCGGCAACCCCGGCCCCAACCAGCCGGGCTGGACGAGCAGCAGCGGCGGTGGCGCAGCCACGGTCTCCGGAGATGGCGCCACCGCGATCGGAGCGGGCGGCGACGGCAGCAACGGAACCGCCGGCGGAACCGGCGGCAGAGGTGGAGCGGGCGCCAGCGCAAACGCGAACGGCGCGACGGCCATCGGCGGCGGCGGCACCGCCGGGCAGGGGCTCGCGGGCGGCACGGGCGGCAACGGCGGCAGCGGTGCACAAGCTTCTGCCAGCGGCGCCATCGCCGTCGGGTCGGGAGGCCAGGGCACGGACGGCTGCTGCGGCTTCAGCGGCCAGGCGGGCGGCAGCGGCGCGCAGGCATCGGGCGTCTCGGCGGTCGCCATCGGCAGTGCCTCGGGCGCCGGCCAGGGCGCCGTGGCATCGGGCAACGGCAGCACCGCCATTGGCGGCGCCTACAACGGGTCATCCGGTGCGTCGGCGCTGGCCACCGGCAGCGTGGCCGTCGGCACGGGCAGCCAGGTTGCCAGTGGCGCGACCAATAGCGCAGCCATCGGCGCCAACTCGGTCGCCACCGCGGCAAACACCGTTTCATTCGGCTCGGCGGGCCAGACGCGCACCCTCGTCAACATCAACGCCGGCGCGGTGAACGCCACTAGCACCGATGCCGTCAACGGCAGCCAGCTCTACACCGTGCAGCAGACCGCCTCGACCGCGCAGTCCCTCGCGCAGAACTCGGCGCAGTACGGCGCGGGCGGCACATCGCTGCAACTCAACGCCAACGGCGGCGCCGGCACCACCATCAACAACGTGAGCGCGGGTCAGGCGACCACCGATGCAGCCAACGTCGGCCAGGTGCAGCAGGCACAACAGACCGCCATCACCACGGCCAACAACTTCACCGTGCAGCAGGTGACGGCGCTGCAGACGCTGATGAACCAGGCCCTGGCCAGCGGCGTCTGCGCTGTGGGCGCTGGCGGTGCCGTGGCCTGCGGCCCCGGCGCCAGTTCCAGCGGCGCGGGCAGCACATCGATGGGCACCAACGCACAGGCCAATGGCGAGAACACCGTGGCCATCGGCAACGGGGCGCAAGCCAGCAATGCGGGCTCGGTCGCCATCGGTGCCGGCGCCAAGGCGCTGGCCGACCCCACCACCGCAGTTGGCAACAACGCCATCGCCACCGGCAACAACGCCGTGGCGCTGGGCGCCAACACATTGGCCTCTGGCAACAACGCGGTCGCACTGGGCCAGGGCTCCGTGGCAGAGCGCGACAACACCGTGTCGGTGGGCAACGCCGCCACCGGTCAGTTGCGCGGCATCACGAATGTCGCGCCGGGGGTGCTGGGCACTGACGCAGTCAACGTCAATCAGCTGCAGCAGGCGGTGAGCAACGCGACCAGCCAGGCCAATGCATTTGCTGCGCAGGGCGTGGCCGCTGCGCTGGCCATGCCGTCGATGCCAACGCTGCCGGTTGGCAAGAAATGGATGGGCGCGGCTGTTGGCAACTATGCAGGTGCGTCGGCTGTGGGCTTTGCGTTTGGCTATCAGGTCAATGACAACCTGAATCTGGGGGTGGGGGTTTCGACGGCTACGAGCAGTGGGAGCAATAACAGGGTTGCTGCTCGGGTGCAGGCGGGGTATGCGTGGTGA
- a CDS encoding phospholipase D family protein — protein MMTACWRASLAALALAFSMLMSACSSLPPRVPEQPVSAISDFSATPLSVITQKVLPTDTRSGFQLLPYGPTSFVTRMEMAKLATRSLDVQYYLLAADNTGRALMRELRDAALRGVRVRLLVDDLYTTGEDDLLLALASYPNVQVRLFNPFPGGRGSDVTRFISSGLDFDRINRRMHNKLFVADNAAAVAGGRNMADEYVMNAAGSNFVDMDVFAAGPVVRELSNEFDHYWNSEVVYPVGQIARSTLTPAQLQQNFEALTATAKPPEAFRIPLDGKILNASANEPSVVPLDMVPMLNLPFELAEHQLSPLLWANARVLFDPLTKTEGLNERENSIKGTVTEGVIRWFETSRSSIKMVSPYFVPSDAAVANLARAQAEGISVSLVTNSLASTDEPWVYVGYWPHIHELLRSGVTIYELSPTLSVKRGKYGIFGHRTGALHMKNGIVDQKQVFLGSMNLDPRSARLNTELGVIIDSPEMARQLLSFADAGSSYRLRLDATGRNVEWVEEDEDGKETAYDVPPETSAWQRFKLRLIAPFIPQSQL, from the coding sequence ATGATGACTGCATGCTGGCGTGCGTCGCTTGCCGCACTGGCGCTTGCCTTCTCGATGCTGATGAGCGCCTGCTCCAGCCTGCCGCCCCGTGTGCCGGAACAGCCCGTCAGCGCCATCTCCGATTTCTCGGCCACGCCGTTGAGCGTGATCACGCAGAAGGTTCTGCCCACGGACACCCGCTCGGGCTTTCAGCTTTTGCCCTACGGTCCAACATCTTTCGTCACCCGCATGGAAATGGCGAAGCTCGCCACGCGCAGCCTCGACGTGCAGTACTACCTGCTGGCCGCAGACAACACCGGCCGCGCCCTCATGCGCGAGCTACGCGACGCCGCGCTGCGCGGTGTTCGCGTGCGGCTGCTGGTCGATGACCTCTACACCACTGGCGAAGACGATCTGCTGCTGGCGCTCGCCAGCTATCCGAACGTGCAGGTGCGCCTGTTCAATCCGTTCCCAGGCGGGCGCGGCAGCGACGTGACACGCTTCATCAGCTCGGGGCTGGACTTCGACCGCATCAACCGGCGCATGCACAACAAGCTGTTCGTGGCCGACAACGCCGCGGCCGTGGCGGGCGGTCGCAACATGGCAGACGAATACGTGATGAATGCCGCCGGCAGCAACTTCGTCGACATGGACGTCTTCGCGGCCGGCCCGGTGGTGCGCGAATTGTCGAACGAGTTCGACCACTACTGGAACAGCGAAGTCGTCTACCCTGTGGGCCAGATTGCACGCAGCACGCTGACACCCGCGCAACTGCAGCAGAACTTCGAAGCGCTCACAGCCACGGCAAAGCCGCCCGAGGCATTCCGAATCCCGCTGGACGGCAAGATCCTCAACGCCAGCGCAAACGAGCCTTCCGTCGTGCCGCTCGACATGGTGCCGATGCTGAACCTGCCTTTCGAGCTGGCCGAGCACCAGTTGAGCCCGCTGCTGTGGGCCAATGCGCGCGTGCTGTTCGATCCGCTCACCAAGACCGAGGGCCTGAATGAGCGCGAGAACTCCATCAAGGGCACGGTGACCGAAGGCGTCATCCGCTGGTTCGAGACTTCGCGCTCCAGCATCAAGATGGTGTCGCCGTATTTCGTTCCGTCCGATGCGGCCGTGGCCAACCTGGCGCGGGCGCAGGCCGAGGGCATCAGCGTGTCGCTGGTCACCAACTCGCTTGCGTCCACTGACGAACCATGGGTGTACGTGGGCTACTGGCCGCACATCCACGAACTGCTCAGGTCCGGTGTGACCATCTACGAGCTGAGCCCCACGCTGAGCGTGAAGCGCGGCAAGTACGGCATCTTCGGCCACCGCACGGGCGCGTTGCACATGAAGAACGGCATCGTCGACCAGAAGCAGGTGTTCCTCGGTTCGATGAACCTCGACCCCCGCTCGGCCCGGCTCAACACCGAACTGGGCGTGATCATCGACAGCCCGGAGATGGCGCGGCAGCTGTTGAGCTTCGCGGATGCGGGCAGCTCCTATCGCTTGCGGCTCGACGCCACCGGCCGGAACGTCGAGTGGGTCGAAGAAGACGAGGACGGCAAGGAGACGGCCTACGACGTGCCGCCCGAAACCTCGGCGTGGCAGCGCTTCAAGCTGCGATTGATCGCGCCGTTCATTCCGCAGAGCCAGCTGTAG
- a CDS encoding GspE/PulE family protein produces the protein MPPIEVVMPEQLHSALEAQSRTPIARIGEALTSLGMITDEQLRAGLAQQQLEPTVPLGETLVRMGVVSRGQLQTALVRKMGYPLVNLHLFPAAAEALRKLPYAVSRRLQVMPLMLHEGRLVVAIDDPTSRHSALDEVEFIAQMKVTPVVGQCLDLDGVLRAVYEKIGEHTTSSPGVFSSSLDPSQPLDFDMAGTSELLQTLEKEGPAAPTSDAPIEQSDNSLVRMINSMILEAHREGASDIHIESYPGQEKTRIRFRRDGLLYTYLELPPSYRNAIVARVKIMCDLDISEKRNPQDGKINFAKYSPQHRIELRVATIPTNNGLEDVVMRILASAKPIPMRELGLSPNNLAQLTKAVERPYGMVLCVGPTGSGKTTTLHSALMHINTPERKIWTAEDPVEITQAGLRQVQINPRIDWTFAKALRAFVRADPDVIMVGEIRDEETAKTAIEASLTGHLVLSTLHTNSAPETVTRLLDMGMDPFNFADSLLAVLAQRLVRRLCKQCTSSKPASPETVDELLDDYMHAFGAQQHDAAQRQAVRNDWVQRYGRDGHLHTYTSTGCKHCGDTGFKGRVGIHELMTMSKTLRRLVQTGARAEELQQAALQEGMRTLRQDGIEKVLAGHTTIEEVRATSNV, from the coding sequence ATGCCCCCCATCGAAGTCGTCATGCCCGAGCAGTTGCATAGCGCGCTCGAAGCCCAGAGCCGCACGCCGATCGCACGCATCGGCGAGGCGCTGACTTCGCTGGGCATGATCACCGACGAGCAGCTTCGCGCGGGGCTCGCGCAGCAACAGCTCGAGCCCACGGTGCCGCTGGGCGAGACGCTGGTGCGCATGGGCGTAGTGAGCCGCGGCCAGCTGCAGACCGCGCTGGTGCGCAAGATGGGCTATCCCCTCGTCAACCTGCATCTGTTTCCCGCGGCAGCCGAGGCGTTGCGCAAGCTCCCGTATGCGGTGTCGCGCCGCCTGCAGGTGATGCCGCTGATGCTGCACGAAGGGCGCCTCGTCGTGGCGATCGACGACCCGACCAGCCGGCATTCGGCACTCGACGAAGTGGAGTTCATCGCCCAGATGAAGGTCACGCCGGTCGTCGGGCAATGCCTCGACCTCGACGGCGTGCTGCGAGCGGTGTACGAAAAGATCGGCGAGCACACAACCTCCTCTCCTGGCGTCTTCTCGTCCAGCCTCGATCCCAGCCAGCCGCTCGATTTCGACATGGCCGGCACCAGCGAACTGCTGCAGACGCTCGAGAAGGAAGGCCCCGCCGCGCCCACTTCCGACGCGCCCATCGAGCAGTCTGACAACTCGCTGGTGCGCATGATCAACAGCATGATTCTCGAGGCGCATCGCGAGGGCGCATCGGACATTCACATCGAGAGCTATCCCGGCCAGGAAAAGACCCGCATCCGCTTTCGCCGCGACGGCCTGCTCTACACCTACCTGGAGCTGCCGCCGAGCTACCGCAACGCCATCGTCGCGCGCGTGAAGATCATGTGCGACCTGGACATCAGCGAAAAGCGCAACCCGCAGGACGGCAAGATCAACTTCGCGAAGTACTCGCCGCAGCACCGCATCGAACTGCGCGTGGCGACCATTCCCACCAACAACGGGCTCGAAGACGTGGTGATGCGCATCCTGGCATCGGCCAAGCCCATTCCCATGCGCGAGCTGGGTCTCTCGCCGAACAACCTTGCGCAGCTGACCAAGGCCGTCGAGCGCCCCTACGGCATGGTGCTGTGCGTGGGCCCCACGGGCTCGGGCAAGACGACGACGCTGCACTCGGCGCTGATGCACATCAACACGCCGGAGCGAAAGATCTGGACGGCGGAAGACCCGGTCGAAATCACGCAGGCCGGGTTGCGCCAGGTGCAGATCAATCCGCGCATCGACTGGACCTTTGCCAAGGCGCTGCGCGCCTTCGTGCGCGCCGACCCGGATGTGATCATGGTCGGCGAAATCCGCGACGAGGAAACCGCGAAGACCGCCATCGAGGCCTCGCTGACCGGCCACCTCGTGCTGTCGACCCTGCACACCAACAGCGCGCCCGAGACTGTGACGCGCCTGCTCGACATGGGCATGGACCCGTTCAACTTCGCGGACTCGCTGCTGGCCGTGCTCGCGCAACGGCTGGTGCGCCGCCTGTGCAAGCAATGCACCAGCAGCAAGCCCGCAAGCCCCGAGACCGTCGACGAACTGCTGGACGACTACATGCACGCCTTCGGCGCGCAGCAGCACGATGCGGCCCAGCGCCAGGCGGTGCGCAACGACTGGGTGCAGCGATACGGCCGCGACGGGCACCTGCATACCTACACCAGCACCGGCTGCAAGCATTGCGGCGACACCGGCTTCAAGGGGCGCGTAGGCATCCACGAACTGATGACCATGTCGAAGACGCTGCGTCGACTGGTGCAGACCGGCGCACGCGCGGAAGAGCTTCAGCAGGCTGCCCTGCAGGAAGGCATGCGCACGCTGCGACAGGACGGCATCGAGAAGGTGCTGGCCGGGCACACCACCATCGAGGAAGTGCGCGCCACCAGCAACGTGTAA
- a CDS encoding GNAT family N-acetyltransferase — translation MTSPSLLIRPPTPQDYAAWKPLWDGYNAFYGREGTTALADEITQATWQRFFDAYEPVHALVAERDGQLVGLTHYLFHRSTTRLEPTCYLQDLFTLPSERGRGVGRQLIQGVYERAKDAGVHRVYWQTHVTNTAGRTLYDKVATHDGFIVYGTLV, via the coding sequence ATGACCTCCCCCTCCCTCCTGATTCGCCCGCCGACGCCGCAAGACTACGCGGCATGGAAGCCGCTCTGGGACGGCTACAACGCCTTCTATGGACGCGAGGGCACTACCGCCCTGGCCGACGAGATCACACAGGCCACCTGGCAGCGCTTCTTCGATGCCTACGAGCCGGTGCACGCGCTGGTCGCCGAACGCGACGGCCAGTTGGTCGGGTTGACGCACTACCTCTTTCACCGCAGCACCACGCGCCTGGAGCCGACCTGCTATCTACAGGACCTGTTCACGCTGCCGTCGGAGCGCGGGCGCGGCGTCGGCCGCCAGCTCATCCAGGGTGTGTACGAGCGCGCGAAGGATGCGGGCGTGCATCGCGTGTACTGGCAGACGCACGTGACCAACACCGCCGGCCGCACGCTCTACGACAAGGTCGCAACGCACGACGGGTTCATCGTCTACGGCACGCTGGTCTGA